The sequence below is a genomic window from Elusimicrobiota bacterium.
CCGGTGCCCTTGGCCGCCCTGTAGGTGGTCAGGTAGAGCGCTTCGGCCAGCAAGGGATTGGCCGGCAGGGAGCTATGGGCCTGGCGCAGGTGGGCCAAAGTCAGGGAAGGGGGCAGTTCGCCCACGTTCCAGACCTCAAGCCGGTCGGAAAAAAGCGTCACCAGCACGCTGGCGCTGACCGCGTAATTTCGATGCGCCACCGCGTTGCCGATGGCCTCGCGCACCGCTTCCAGAGGGAGCTCGTACGGCGCCGGGCCGCTGATCCTGGACAGGACGAAATACATCGCCTGGTCCATGGATTCGAATACCGTTCCCTCGCAGACCTGCTGGGAGGCGATGGGCTTCTCCGCGACCGTCCCTTCGAACTGCGTGCACCTGATCCCGGATGAGCTGAGGAAGCGCTGAGGCTCGTGGCCGAACAGGAGCACTGCCGCATGGGAAGGCCGGCCTTGCGGGGCCAAGCCCAGTCGATCGAGCACGGCCTGCGGGGCCGCGTCCTCAGCCAGGGGGAAGCCGCGTCCCCGCGCCACGCTCACGAAACGCCGGATATTATCGGACGAAAGATCCGCGAGGGTGGCGCCTTCGCATGGCGCGGCGTCGAAAGACTCAATCATTCGATTCGTCTCCAGGTCAGGTGACCTGCCGGAAATTATAATACAAAGGACCCGCCTGGCTGGGACTCAGAATTGAGACAGCCAGTCCGTGACCATCAGAGTCAAGAAGCCAAAAGCGGCGAAGCAGCAGCCTACGAAGATCGTGAAATGGTCGTCTCTCAGCGCGGCGAGACCGCCCAAGAGCAGGGCCAGCAGGATGGGCGAGCCGAACCTGCGCAGGAATCGAGACATGCGCTCCATATCCTCCGGGCTGTTGTCCTGCCAGAGCGTGAACATGCCCAACGGAAGAAAGCACATGGAGATCGAAGACAGCCAGCCCCAAACATCGAGCACGGGGGAGCCGCTTTTCACCACCGCAAGGACGATGGCGCTCACCGCCGCCACGAGCCAGCACCACAAAAGCCATCTCTGAAGGCCATAGAAGGGCCGGCTCTCCCGGTGCCGCGCTCTCAGGACGCGGAGCCATTCCTCCATCTCCGGGTCGGGCTCCCACGGCTTGCCGGCCTCGGGAGCAGGGCCGGCTTCAGCGCGGACCTGGTGCCCGTTCTCCTTGAAGTATTCGTAGGCGTCCCGGACGCGCAGGAAAGCGAGCGCGGTCTCGGCGCGTCTTGACGGATCCTGGAAGTGGTCCGGGTGGAGCTGGTGGCAGAGAGCCCGGTAAGCGGTCCGGATCTGGTCCGGCGTCGCGGCCTCGTCGAGGCCGAGGATGAACAACGCCTCGCAGCGGTCCAGCCGGCTTCCGGGTGCTTGAGGCATGAAAATCCCGCGGATGGC
It includes:
- a CDS encoding J domain-containing protein, which produces MPQAPGSRLDRCEALFILGLDEAATPDQIRTAYRALCHQLHPDHFQDPSRRAETALAFLRVRDAYEYFKENGHQVRAEAGPAPEAGKPWEPDPEMEEWLRVLRARHRESRPFYGLQRWLLWCWLVAAVSAIVLAVVKSGSPVLDVWGWLSSISMCFLPLGMFTLWQDNSPEDMERMSRFLRRFGSPILLALLLGGLAALRDDHFTIFVGCCFAAFGFLTLMVTDWLSQF